A single window of Streptococcus cristatus ATCC 51100 DNA harbors:
- a CDS encoding response regulator transcription factor, translating into MIKVLIADDQALIRESLQIILSAHADIEVVGTVGDGKEVLEKLHRVRPDVILMDIRMPIMDGVLCTKAVKEQYPDVKIIILTTFDDDEFIFSALKYGASGYILKGVSTEELHEAIQTVYRGGAMINPNIATKVFKIFSQMAQSNFAITVSEENVEDMSRTEWKIIQQIGFGISNKEIAAKLYLSEGTVRNYLSGILSKLNLRDRTQLAIWAVQTGVTQRDFSKGSDK; encoded by the coding sequence ATGATTAAAGTTTTAATTGCAGACGATCAGGCCTTGATTCGTGAGTCTCTGCAAATCATCCTGTCCGCTCATGCTGACATCGAGGTAGTCGGGACAGTTGGAGATGGCAAGGAAGTTTTGGAAAAGCTTCATCGGGTACGTCCAGATGTAATTTTGATGGATATCCGTATGCCGATCATGGACGGTGTACTCTGTACCAAGGCTGTCAAGGAACAGTATCCGGATGTTAAGATTATCATTCTGACGACCTTTGATGACGATGAATTTATCTTTTCCGCTCTCAAATACGGCGCGTCTGGCTATATTCTCAAAGGGGTTTCGACAGAAGAGCTCCACGAAGCCATTCAGACAGTCTATCGAGGCGGAGCTATGATTAATCCTAATATTGCCACCAAGGTCTTCAAAATCTTTTCACAGATGGCCCAGTCCAACTTTGCTATCACGGTGTCAGAGGAAAATGTAGAGGACATGAGCCGGACGGAGTGGAAGATTATCCAGCAGATTGGCTTTGGGATTTCTAATAAGGAGATTGCAGCTAAGCTTTATCTGTCGGAAGGGACCGTGCGCAACTACTTATCAGGGATTCTATCTAAACTGAATCTGCGCGACCGGACTCAGCTGGCTATCTGGGCCGTGCAGACCGGAGTCACCCAGCGAGACTTTAGCAAGGGAAGTGATAAATGA
- a CDS encoding ABC transporter substrate-binding protein, whose amino-acid sequence MKWRLRHLVVLVLVLVSGILSFALWSSSHEKVLRIGVYAGSSWDVPNSRENKALDSLIKKFEKTHPHVKVVYESGIPKKDYADWLAEQVLKGEQPDLFMVPENDFSMLASAGALKSLDTLLTDDERTAFYPVAYKAGQYQGVSYALPVESNPIMMCVNKDLLEKEGISIPESGWTLADFYEICKKVTKDTNGDGVVDQYGITDYTWQQALVAYGGHLTDKSGINVDSPEMHQALAFMSKLDMLSQHYKVIPHDFDEGRVAFYPMSLAQYRTYKPYPYHVAKYSSFSWTCIPMPTANSKVMGTQVKTSLFGMSSNTKQEKLAWEFMLLLSQDKESQQTLFEKSQGTSVLPSVVKSQQTRKILQADDFGLDSLTSERLDSMMERSIIDIGQEVDRQTLERLDYLIKEALGNQEIDSALPSIQKEIESR is encoded by the coding sequence ATGAAGTGGCGACTTAGACATTTGGTTGTTCTTGTTTTGGTTCTTGTTTCAGGCATTTTAAGCTTTGCTCTCTGGTCGTCTAGTCATGAAAAAGTCCTACGCATCGGTGTCTATGCGGGCTCTAGCTGGGATGTTCCAAATAGTCGTGAAAACAAGGCCTTGGACAGCCTGATTAAAAAATTTGAAAAGACACATCCCCATGTCAAGGTCGTCTACGAAAGCGGGATTCCCAAGAAGGATTATGCCGACTGGCTGGCAGAGCAAGTCTTAAAGGGCGAACAGCCGGATCTCTTTATGGTACCGGAAAACGACTTTAGTATGTTGGCCTCGGCTGGTGCCCTCAAATCCTTGGATACCCTCCTAACAGATGATGAACGGACAGCCTTTTATCCCGTCGCTTATAAAGCTGGACAATATCAGGGAGTCAGCTATGCTCTTCCAGTCGAGAGCAATCCTATCATGATGTGTGTCAATAAAGACTTACTTGAAAAAGAAGGAATTAGCATTCCTGAGTCAGGCTGGACTTTGGCGGATTTCTATGAGATTTGCAAGAAAGTAACCAAAGATACCAATGGCGATGGCGTGGTAGATCAGTACGGTATTACAGATTATACGTGGCAGCAGGCTCTGGTAGCTTACGGCGGCCATCTGACCGATAAATCCGGTATCAATGTAGACAGCCCAGAGATGCATCAAGCCTTGGCCTTTATGAGCAAGCTGGACATGCTCAGCCAGCACTATAAGGTGATTCCTCATGACTTTGATGAGGGGCGGGTGGCCTTCTATCCTATGAGTCTGGCCCAGTATCGGACCTACAAGCCTTATCCTTATCATGTTGCCAAATATTCTAGCTTTTCTTGGACCTGTATCCCGATGCCGACAGCCAATAGCAAGGTGATGGGAACGCAGGTCAAGACTTCCCTCTTTGGCATGTCTTCCAACACTAAGCAAGAGAAGCTGGCTTGGGAATTTATGCTCTTGCTGTCACAAGACAAAGAAAGCCAGCAGACCTTGTTTGAAAAATCGCAGGGAACTTCAGTCTTGCCCTCTGTCGTGAAAAGTCAGCAAACCAGAAAAATCTTGCAAGCAGATGACTTCGGCTTGGATTCTCTGACTTCTGAGAGGCTAGATAGTATGATGGAGCGTTCTATCATAGATATTGGACAAGAAGTCGACCGGCAGACCTTGGAAAGACTTGACTATTTGATTAAGGAAGCTCTGGGAAATCAAGAAATTGACAGTGCCCTCCCAAGTATTCAAAAAGAAATTGAAAGCAGATAA
- a CDS encoding PTS sugar transporter subunit IIA, whose protein sequence is MKYLVLVSHGGLAEGVQSSLKMFAGDKTDQIIAVGLKEGKSVDDFALDFRQALAGLEAEDTVLVLADIVGGSPLTTAASVLAELGKLDSAVILGGLNLTMGLTGLVMKDMLEGKDLAQTILSEATAALQEFEVSSDDDEEDDDI, encoded by the coding sequence ATGAAATATCTTGTACTGGTCAGTCATGGGGGGCTAGCTGAAGGCGTACAAAGCTCCTTGAAGATGTTTGCTGGAGATAAAACAGACCAAATCATAGCCGTGGGTTTGAAAGAGGGGAAATCAGTCGATGATTTTGCTCTTGATTTCCGCCAAGCCTTGGCAGGTTTAGAAGCAGAGGATACTGTCTTGGTTTTGGCCGATATTGTAGGAGGCAGTCCATTGACCACAGCGGCTAGTGTCTTAGCAGAATTAGGCAAATTAGATTCGGCAGTCATTCTTGGAGGACTGAATCTGACAATGGGGCTCACTGGACTTGTGATGAAGGACATGCTGGAAGGCAAAGACCTCGCTCAGACGATTCTTTCAGAAGCGACGGCAGCCTTACAGGAGTTTGAAGTATCATCAGACGATGATGAGGAAGACGACGACATTTAA
- a CDS encoding PTS system mannose/fructose/N-acetylgalactosamine-transporter subunit IIB has product MVVTFVRIDDRMIHGQTVTRWAKEYPCDGLIAVNDAAASNKVLIQAYKGASDKKTFVWTKEAFKEKSGKVTESDSRYFLITKNPIDMKEILVDQGYVPGDVKEIIVGPANDRPGAVKLGNNQSITQEEAEAIEAIEKAGYKVKFQLLPDVSIGYWSDFKSKFGF; this is encoded by the coding sequence ATGGTAGTAACATTTGTACGGATTGACGACCGCATGATCCACGGTCAAACTGTCACTCGTTGGGCTAAGGAATATCCTTGCGATGGGCTGATTGCAGTCAATGATGCAGCGGCCAGCAACAAAGTTTTGATCCAAGCCTACAAAGGGGCTTCTGACAAGAAAACTTTCGTTTGGACCAAGGAAGCCTTCAAGGAAAAATCTGGCAAGGTAACCGAATCTGACAGCCGTTATTTCTTGATTACCAAAAATCCGATTGATATGAAAGAAATCTTAGTGGACCAAGGCTATGTGCCAGGCGATGTCAAAGAAATCATCGTTGGACCAGCCAATGACCGTCCAGGAGCTGTTAAGCTGGGCAACAACCAGTCCATCACACAAGAAGAAGCGGAAGCGATTGAAGCGATTGAAAAAGCAGGCTACAAGGTAAAATTCCAGCTGCTTCCAGATGTTTCCATCGGTTACTGGAGCGATTTCAAATCTAAATTTGGTTTTTGA
- a CDS encoding PTS mannose/fructose/sorbose/N-acetylgalactosamine transporter subunit IIC has translation MTISWLQAAILGIFASLSSMPGMGGSSIGNYTLGRPLVGGLVCGLILGDVSLGIICGVAMQLVYIALVTPGGTVSADVRAVSYIGIPLAMVAIKSQGISDAQQAADFAKSMGVLVGTLGTVLFYGTATMNLVWQHMGWKAVEQGEYKKLYAVDWYLPWVSHFLFSFLPTLILCRYGADAVTALKDALPMDGLPMKTLFTVGSLLPCVGIAILLKQIVEKVTDFVPFFVGFTLAASLGLNLVSSAVVSLIFALLFYEVQMAKNVKASAVAVGDFDDDDEEDI, from the coding sequence ATGACAATTTCTTGGTTGCAAGCCGCAATCCTCGGTATCTTTGCTAGTTTATCCTCTATGCCGGGTATGGGTGGCTCAAGTATTGGTAACTATACACTTGGACGTCCGCTTGTCGGAGGACTCGTCTGTGGTTTGATTTTAGGAGATGTGAGCCTCGGGATTATCTGTGGTGTAGCCATGCAGTTGGTGTATATCGCACTGGTAACCCCTGGCGGTACTGTTTCTGCCGATGTCCGTGCAGTTTCTTATATCGGTATTCCTTTGGCAATGGTTGCGATCAAGTCACAAGGGATTTCAGATGCTCAGCAGGCTGCTGACTTTGCAAAATCAATGGGTGTGCTGGTTGGTACACTAGGAACTGTTCTCTTCTACGGAACAGCGACAATGAACTTGGTATGGCAACACATGGGCTGGAAAGCAGTCGAACAGGGAGAATACAAAAAATTGTATGCAGTTGACTGGTATCTGCCATGGGTTTCCCACTTCCTCTTCTCTTTCTTGCCAACACTGATTCTTTGCCGTTACGGTGCTGATGCTGTTACAGCTCTGAAAGATGCCCTCCCAATGGATGGTCTACCAATGAAAACCCTCTTCACAGTAGGTTCTCTCCTCCCATGTGTCGGTATTGCGATTCTCTTGAAACAAATCGTTGAAAAGGTGACAGACTTTGTCCCATTCTTCGTTGGTTTTACCTTGGCTGCCTCACTTGGCCTCAACCTTGTGTCTAGTGCAGTTGTATCACTGATCTTTGCCCTGCTCTTCTATGAAGTACAGATGGCGAAAAATGTCAAAGCTAGTGCTGTGGCAGTAGGTGATTTTGACGATGATGACGAGGAGGATATCTAA
- a CDS encoding PTS system mannose/fructose/sorbose family transporter subunit IID yields MATKKISKKTLTKSFHHWYYGHLTCFSQEHMQTFGYLTSMLPIVEELYDTKEEQARSMHTYTAFFNTEPQLGTLVVGITAGLEEARANGAEAVNDETINGLRAGLMGPVAGIGDSLIVGTLIPVILGISMGLSNGGSPVGAIFYILVWNLLAYFGMRFAYFKGYELGDKAVEFLVGEQGQAIRKSVGIVGGMVIGAVAATWVPIKTAFQLINPGEKEPYLVLQDKLDGVYPGLLTAVFIVFCWWLMAKKNLSPIKVMLILVVIAFLGVLAGFFNPGLQY; encoded by the coding sequence ATGGCAACTAAAAAAATATCTAAAAAAACACTGACCAAATCATTCCACCACTGGTACTATGGTCACTTGACCTGCTTCTCTCAAGAGCACATGCAGACTTTTGGTTACTTGACTTCTATGCTACCAATCGTGGAAGAATTGTACGATACAAAAGAAGAACAAGCACGCTCTATGCACACTTATACAGCCTTCTTCAACACAGAACCTCAGCTGGGTACTTTGGTCGTTGGGATCACAGCTGGTTTGGAAGAAGCGCGTGCCAATGGTGCAGAAGCAGTAAATGACGAAACCATCAACGGACTTCGGGCTGGCTTGATGGGGCCGGTTGCCGGTATTGGTGACTCTCTGATCGTTGGAACCTTGATTCCAGTTATTTTGGGGATCTCAATGGGGCTTTCAAATGGAGGCTCACCTGTCGGTGCTATCTTCTATATCCTAGTTTGGAATCTGCTGGCTTATTTCGGTATGCGTTTCGCTTACTTTAAAGGCTATGAATTGGGAGATAAGGCCGTTGAATTCCTAGTAGGAGAACAAGGACAAGCTATCCGTAAATCTGTTGGGATTGTCGGCGGAATGGTTATCGGTGCTGTTGCAGCAACTTGGGTACCTATCAAAACTGCCTTCCAATTGATCAATCCAGGTGAAAAAGAGCCTTACCTTGTCTTACAAGATAAATTAGATGGTGTTTATCCAGGTCTCTTAACAGCTGTCTTTATCGTATTTTGCTGGTGGCTCATGGCCAAGAAGAACCTTTCTCCAATCAAAGTGATGCTCATTCTAGTTGTTATCGCCTTCCTTGGAGTACTGGCTGGCTTCTTTAACCCAGGTCTCCAATATTAA
- the groES gene encoding co-chaperone GroES produces the protein MLKPLGDRVVLKVEEKEQKVGGFVIAGAGQDATKEAKVIAVGQGIRTLNGELVAPSVKPGDKVLVESHAGIEVKDQDEKFLVVGEANILAIVE, from the coding sequence ATGTTAAAACCATTAGGTGACCGTGTGGTCTTAAAAGTAGAAGAAAAAGAACAGAAAGTTGGTGGCTTTGTCATTGCTGGTGCAGGACAAGACGCGACAAAAGAAGCAAAAGTCATCGCAGTTGGCCAAGGAATCCGTACATTGAACGGAGAGCTGGTTGCACCAAGTGTCAAGCCAGGTGATAAGGTTTTAGTTGAAAGCCATGCTGGCATTGAAGTCAAAGATCAAGATGAGAAATTCTTGGTTGTTGGGGAAGCCAACATTCTTGCAATTGTGGAGTAA
- the groL gene encoding chaperonin GroEL (60 kDa chaperone family; promotes refolding of misfolded polypeptides especially under stressful conditions; forms two stacked rings of heptamers to form a barrel-shaped 14mer; ends can be capped by GroES; misfolded proteins enter the barrel where they are refolded when GroES binds): MAKDIKFSSDARSAMVRGVDILADTVKVTLGPKGRNVVLEKSFGSPLITNDGVTIAKEIELEDHFENMGAKLVSEVASKTNDIAGDGTTTATVLTQAIVREGIKNVTAGANPIGIRRGIEAAVATAVEALKETAIPVSNKEAIAQVAAVSSRSEKVGEYISEAMEKVGNDGVITIEESKGMETELDVVEGMQFDRGYLSQYMVTDSEKMVADLDNPYILITDKKISNIQEILPLLESILKTNRPLLIIADDVDGEALPTLVLNKIRGTFNVVAVKAPGFGDRRKAMLEDIAILTGGTVITEDLGLELKDATIEALGQASKVTVDKDSTVIVEGSGNPEAIANRVAVIKSQIESTTSEFDKEKLQERLAKLSGGVAVIKVGAATETELKEMKLRIEDALNATRAAVEEGIVSGGGTAFVSVLDAVAALELTGDEATGRNIVLRALEEPVRQIALNAGFEGSIIIDRLKNSEAGTGFNAATGEWVNMIEAGIIDPVKVTRSALQNAASVASLILTTEAVVANKPEPAPAAPAMDPSMMGGMM, from the coding sequence ATGGCAAAAGATATTAAATTTTCATCAGATGCACGCAGTGCAATGGTTCGTGGTGTGGATATTCTAGCAGATACTGTCAAGGTAACCTTGGGCCCTAAAGGTCGCAATGTTGTTTTGGAAAAATCTTTTGGTTCACCCCTCATCACCAATGACGGTGTGACAATTGCCAAGGAAATCGAGCTGGAAGACCATTTTGAAAATATGGGCGCTAAGCTGGTGTCAGAAGTGGCTTCAAAAACCAATGATATCGCTGGAGACGGAACAACGACTGCTACTGTATTGACCCAAGCTATCGTTCGTGAAGGAATCAAAAACGTGACTGCGGGTGCCAACCCAATTGGTATCCGCCGCGGGATTGAAGCAGCAGTTGCAACAGCTGTTGAAGCCCTGAAAGAAACGGCGATTCCAGTTTCTAACAAGGAAGCGATTGCTCAGGTTGCTGCCGTGTCTTCTCGTAGCGAAAAAGTCGGTGAGTACATTTCTGAAGCTATGGAAAAAGTTGGCAACGATGGCGTTATCACTATCGAAGAGTCCAAAGGGATGGAAACAGAGCTGGATGTCGTAGAAGGAATGCAGTTTGACCGTGGCTACCTGTCTCAATACATGGTGACGGATAGTGAAAAAATGGTGGCTGATCTGGACAACCCTTATATCTTGATTACAGACAAGAAAATTTCTAACATTCAAGAGATTCTGCCATTGTTGGAAAGTATTTTGAAAACCAACCGTCCGCTCTTGATTATTGCGGATGATGTGGATGGTGAAGCTCTGCCAACACTGGTTCTTAACAAGATTCGTGGCACCTTCAATGTAGTGGCTGTTAAAGCACCAGGTTTCGGTGACCGTCGAAAGGCTATGTTGGAAGACATTGCAATCTTGACTGGTGGTACAGTGATTACAGAAGACCTTGGTCTGGAGCTCAAAGATGCGACCATTGAAGCGCTTGGACAAGCTTCTAAAGTAACTGTTGACAAGGATAGCACTGTGATTGTGGAAGGCTCTGGTAATCCAGAAGCTATTGCCAATCGTGTGGCCGTTATCAAATCTCAAATCGAAAGTACAACTTCTGAGTTTGATAAAGAAAAGCTACAAGAACGTCTGGCTAAATTGTCCGGTGGTGTGGCGGTGATTAAGGTCGGTGCGGCAACCGAAACCGAACTTAAAGAAATGAAACTCCGCATCGAAGATGCCCTTAACGCGACTCGTGCCGCAGTAGAAGAAGGAATCGTGTCAGGTGGTGGTACAGCCTTTGTTAGCGTATTGGATGCAGTAGCTGCTCTCGAATTAACAGGTGATGAAGCAACAGGTCGTAACATCGTCCTCCGTGCCTTGGAAGAGCCTGTCCGTCAAATCGCTTTGAATGCAGGATTTGAAGGCTCTATCATCATTGACCGCCTGAAAAACTCTGAAGCAGGTACAGGCTTTAATGCTGCGACTGGCGAATGGGTGAACATGATTGAAGCTGGAATCATTGACCCAGTTAAGGTAACGCGCTCAGCCCTGCAAAATGCCGCTTCAGTTGCTAGCTTGATTTTGACAACAGAAGCTGTTGTGGCTAATAAGCCAGAACCTGCGCCAGCAGCACCAGCTATGGACCCAAGTATGATGGGCGGCATGATGTAA